Proteins co-encoded in one Metabacillus sp. KUDC1714 genomic window:
- a CDS encoding YczE/YyaS/YitT family protein → MMKIRILFYLIGLFLMGFGVTLTIKADLGAGAWDALNVGLSTKIGLTVGSWVIIIGIVLMFLNAFIVRGKPKLLALATILLIGFSVDFWLLVVLENFQFELLIYKVFSLIGGIVFIAIGVAMYLQTKFPANPIDQLMISLHERFHLNFMVSKTIGEVCALILAFFLQGPIGIGTIIITFLIGPIIQYINIPVSKRYEMLLKR, encoded by the coding sequence ATGATGAAAATAAGAATTTTATTTTATTTAATTGGCCTTTTTTTAATGGGGTTTGGAGTAACTTTAACAATTAAAGCTGATCTCGGCGCAGGAGCATGGGATGCATTGAACGTTGGACTTTCTACTAAAATAGGACTAACAGTTGGTAGTTGGGTCATTATTATAGGAATTGTCTTAATGTTTTTAAATGCATTTATTGTGCGTGGGAAGCCTAAGCTACTTGCGTTAGCAACAATTTTACTAATTGGATTTTCAGTTGATTTTTGGTTGTTGGTTGTATTGGAGAATTTTCAATTTGAGTTGCTTATATATAAAGTTTTTTCACTCATAGGTGGTATTGTCTTTATTGCAATTGGTGTAGCGATGTACCTTCAAACTAAATTCCCTGCAAATCCTATTGATCAATTAATGATTTCATTACATGAAAGGTTTCATTTAAACTTCATGGTGTCTAAAACAATAGGTGAGGTATGTGCGTTAATACTAGCATTTTTCCTACAAGGCCCAATTGGAATAGGGACGATTATTATTACATTCCTCATCGGACCTATTATTCAATATATTAACATTCCAGTATCAAAAAGATATGAAATGTTACTCAAAAGATAA
- a CDS encoding YfkD famly protein: MKKWLLVSLVLLLSFSFSSAVLAEGKQQKPKIPSSVMEISKENTYPNPTQDLPYLQPSELTKSLIDTSDVPIENPDLIRILNETTISDAPLAFGYRATIFLGQWALNYESTETATNWEYQKINTNYQDNRGGKSPVQVHYKQEAQKSIKGGLTAKVPESEHVKKMMLLKAMQKTNLPLSFETIIGAGTKKDQVYNIPSKKLGYLYAYAPAVNEKGKVTYGEVYLVLKGNKKSIVVKNITSQGIGAWIPLQDHASFGFVTSDRPR, encoded by the coding sequence ATGAAAAAATGGTTGCTCGTTTCTCTAGTATTGCTTTTATCATTTAGTTTTTCAAGTGCTGTTCTAGCAGAGGGAAAACAACAAAAGCCAAAGATTCCAAGTTCGGTTATGGAGATATCAAAGGAAAATACGTATCCGAATCCAACACAGGATTTGCCATATCTTCAACCAAGTGAGCTAACTAAAAGCTTAATTGATACGTCAGATGTTCCAATTGAAAACCCCGATTTAATCAGGATCCTAAATGAGACGACGATTTCCGATGCTCCTCTTGCATTTGGATATCGCGCAACGATATTTTTAGGACAATGGGCGCTAAATTACGAATCCACTGAAACTGCAACAAATTGGGAATATCAAAAAATTAATACAAACTATCAAGATAATCGTGGTGGGAAATCACCTGTTCAGGTACATTATAAGCAGGAAGCACAGAAGTCTATTAAAGGTGGACTAACTGCAAAAGTACCTGAGTCGGAGCATGTGAAAAAAATGATGCTCTTAAAGGCGATGCAGAAAACAAATCTGCCACTTTCATTTGAGACGATTATTGGTGCTGGAACGAAAAAGGACCAAGTATATAATATTCCATCAAAAAAACTTGGCTATTTATATGCATATGCGCCTGCAGTTAATGAAAAAGGAAAAGTAACATATGGAGAAGTTTACTTAGTGCTAAAAGGAAACAAAAAAAGCATTGTTGTAAAAAATATTACCTCACAAGGAATTGGTGCTTGGATTCCATTGCAAGACCATGCATCTTTTGGTTTTGTGACATCAGACCGACCTAGATAA
- a CDS encoding TolB family protein encodes MYRVIFFVIIMAILFPNIIVAGGISELKDLKIAFIRDGDLWTLVNGEEKQITNTGRVYPTLQWSHDGTWLAYQIENSSEAQDNGQQVEVWAYHIESGVKKKIFYDGYSPSWSPSKNVIAFNAKGILNISNFKRFYNMATGVDSYTWLPDGSGFLLSSAGVLRPDGWTSAILYTKKVNESYDDIILFGGVDHFFTLPKEIGINKKKIIAIYADNFEFSPSNKWISFIVSPTASWSMDSNMLCVISREGEKFEVLDEVIFGVGEPKWAPTKDIIAYIAGGGRIVFGFKDKDLKIKEMPVSGSLTPQNYTELDFTWINDHSIVTSRVKEKEWSNDFNEHPLPSLYSVNIDNNKQERISKPPVGFGDYNPMSIQSAKKLIWFRGKSITDENRDIWISDTNGANAKKWLENIDVITLYDE; translated from the coding sequence GTGTATAGAGTTATTTTCTTTGTCATTATTATGGCAATACTTTTTCCAAATATAATAGTAGCTGGAGGTATATCCGAACTAAAGGATCTTAAAATTGCGTTTATACGTGATGGTGATTTGTGGACATTGGTTAATGGGGAAGAAAAACAAATTACGAATACAGGGAGAGTTTATCCAACTCTTCAATGGTCACATGATGGAACCTGGCTAGCATATCAAATTGAAAACTCTTCTGAAGCACAAGATAATGGACAACAGGTTGAAGTATGGGCTTATCATATTGAATCTGGTGTAAAGAAGAAAATTTTTTATGATGGATATTCTCCTTCATGGTCACCAAGTAAAAATGTCATAGCTTTTAATGCAAAGGGTATATTAAATATTTCAAATTTTAAACGATTTTATAATATGGCAACTGGTGTTGACAGTTACACCTGGTTACCTGATGGAAGTGGATTTTTACTTTCGTCTGCGGGAGTACTCCGACCAGATGGGTGGACAAGTGCGATTCTTTATACTAAAAAGGTAAATGAGTCTTACGATGATATTATTTTATTTGGTGGAGTAGATCATTTTTTTACTCTTCCAAAAGAGATTGGCATTAATAAAAAGAAAATCATTGCTATATATGCCGATAATTTTGAATTCTCACCTAGTAACAAGTGGATTTCCTTCATTGTTTCACCAACAGCTTCCTGGTCGATGGATAGCAATATGCTTTGTGTCATTTCAAGAGAAGGGGAAAAATTTGAAGTATTAGATGAAGTAATCTTTGGAGTTGGTGAACCAAAATGGGCACCAACAAAAGATATCATCGCCTATATTGCTGGAGGCGGTAGAATTGTATTTGGTTTTAAAGATAAAGACTTGAAGATTAAGGAAATGCCAGTATCAGGCTCACTTACCCCGCAAAATTACACAGAGCTAGATTTCACATGGATTAATGACCATTCAATTGTTACTTCCAGAGTAAAAGAAAAGGAGTGGTCAAATGACTTTAATGAGCATCCATTACCTTCTCTGTATTCAGTAAATATTGATAATAACAAGCAGGAGAGAATATCCAAGCCACCAGTGGGCTTTGGCGATTATAATCCAATGAGTATTCAATCTGCTAAAAAGCTCATTTGGTTTAGAGGGAAGTCAATAACCGATGAGAATCGCGATATATGGATTTCAGATACGAATGGTGCCAATGCTAAAAAGTGGTTGGAAAATATTGATGTGATTACACTTTACGATGAATAG
- a CDS encoding mechanosensitive ion channel family protein: MEQLKELMDLKVFHILLVAVILWISVFLINIIIGKFFQKTNFIEERKEKTIESMIRSLTKYTASISFILYVVSQFVDNFGSIIAGAGVAGIIIGFGAQSLIKDILAGLFFIYEKQIHQGDFITINNTFNGTVEEIGLRSLKVREWSGKLLTISNGEIKQIQNYNIDRMRVIERVIVRFRENPEKVWSVLEKACVKINQEYDHCLKRDQEDCVIEPFQLYGITSLNSGYRGYEYTITGLVDDQAYWSTAKEARKIIAQTLYDEKIGLAEEQILLNQHEDSSSR; the protein is encoded by the coding sequence ATGGAGCAATTAAAGGAACTCATGGATTTGAAAGTCTTTCATATTTTACTTGTTGCCGTTATTTTATGGATTAGTGTTTTTCTCATAAATATTATTATCGGTAAATTTTTCCAAAAGACAAACTTTATTGAAGAACGAAAAGAAAAAACAATTGAGAGTATGATCCGGTCTTTAACTAAGTATACAGCCTCAATTAGTTTTATTTTGTATGTAGTTTCTCAATTTGTTGATAACTTTGGCTCAATTATCGCTGGTGCTGGGGTTGCTGGAATTATCATTGGTTTTGGTGCACAAAGCCTTATAAAGGATATTCTAGCCGGATTGTTTTTCATCTATGAAAAACAGATTCATCAAGGTGACTTTATCACAATTAATAATACGTTTAATGGGACAGTTGAAGAAATTGGCCTTCGCTCTTTAAAGGTACGTGAATGGAGTGGAAAGCTTCTTACCATTAGTAACGGGGAAATTAAACAAATCCAAAATTATAATATCGACAGAATGAGGGTAATTGAACGAGTGATTGTAAGGTTTCGAGAAAATCCTGAAAAAGTATGGTCTGTCCTTGAGAAGGCATGTGTAAAAATTAATCAAGAATATGACCACTGCTTAAAGCGAGATCAAGAGGATTGTGTCATTGAGCCCTTTCAACTATACGGAATAACTTCATTAAATTCAGGATATCGTGGATATGAATATACGATTACTGGACTTGTTGATGATCAAGCCTATTGGAGTACTGCTAAAGAAGCAAGAAAGATAATTGCCCAAACACTCTATGATGAAAAAATTGGTCTTGCGGAGGAGCAAATCTTACTGAATCAACATGAAGACTCTAGCTCAAGATGA
- the yfkAB gene encoding radical SAM/CxCxxxxC motif protein YfkAB — protein MNAIKSLKQISTSFDPWEAYLDVEQYGKMSLTNIEFTTTTLCNMRCEHCAVGYTLQPKDPNALPLELLLKRLDEVPTLRSLSITGGEPMLSLKSVEQYVVPLLKYAHERGVRTQINSNLTLDLKRYEKIIPYLDVLHISHNWGTIEEFVEVGFAVMDRKPTYQQRAALFERMIENSRALVKAGVIVSAETMLNKRTLPYIEKIHKQIVEEMLCQRHEIHPMYPSDFASSLETLSLSEMRNAIHHLLDIRDENVWMLFGTLPFYACSNEQVDLELINRLRQSKNVTVRNDPDGRSRLNVNIFDGSIIVTDFGDAPALGNIQDNTLQSAYDKWMESKLAKSLNCHCPEVKCLGPNILVKNSYYQDVDFSTRKSNI, from the coding sequence ATGAATGCTATAAAATCTTTAAAACAAATTTCAACTTCATTTGACCCATGGGAAGCTTACTTAGATGTTGAGCAATATGGAAAAATGTCGTTGACAAATATTGAGTTCACAACTACTACACTATGCAATATGCGTTGTGAGCATTGTGCTGTTGGCTATACATTACAACCTAAGGATCCTAACGCTCTGCCACTTGAGCTTCTATTAAAAAGATTAGATGAAGTACCTACACTCCGTTCTTTAAGCATTACCGGTGGAGAACCGATGCTCTCGTTAAAATCAGTTGAGCAATACGTTGTTCCTCTTTTGAAGTATGCCCATGAACGTGGAGTGCGTACACAAATAAATTCAAATTTAACACTTGACTTAAAGCGATATGAAAAAATCATTCCTTACTTAGATGTATTACATATTTCTCATAATTGGGGAACGATCGAAGAGTTTGTAGAGGTTGGATTTGCTGTAATGGATCGAAAACCAACTTATCAGCAAAGAGCTGCATTATTTGAAAGAATGATCGAAAATAGCCGCGCTCTCGTTAAAGCAGGTGTGATTGTATCAGCTGAAACAATGCTTAATAAGCGGACACTCCCCTATATAGAAAAGATCCATAAACAAATCGTTGAAGAGATGCTTTGTCAGCGCCATGAAATCCATCCTATGTATCCAAGCGATTTTGCAAGTAGCTTAGAAACGCTATCCTTATCAGAAATGCGAAATGCAATTCATCATTTATTAGATATCCGTGATGAAAATGTTTGGATGCTATTTGGAACATTACCGTTTTATGCATGCAGTAATGAGCAGGTTGATTTAGAATTAATTAATCGCCTTCGTCAAAGTAAAAACGTAACGGTTCGAAATGACCCTGACGGCCGTTCACGTCTTAATGTTAATATTTTCGATGGAAGTATTATCGTTACTGACTTTGGTGATGCACCTGCATTAGGTAATATTCAAGATAATACACTCCAATCTGCATACGATAAGTGGATGGAGTCTAAATTAGCGAAGTCGCTTAATTGCCATTGTCCTGAAGTAAAATGTCTAGGACCAAATATACTTGTAAAGAATAGCTATTATCAAGATGTTGATTTTTCTACACGAAAATCAAATATATAA
- a CDS encoding SE1561 family protein: MGNAVQDKDSQLSYLKNRLNMFLEVLDSMDPESTDVDDIDRLLQMLDDLEFKHDQFKKGWEK, encoded by the coding sequence ATGGGTAACGCAGTTCAAGATAAAGATTCACAACTATCTTATTTAAAAAATCGCTTAAATATGTTTTTAGAAGTACTTGACTCAATGGATCCTGAATCTACAGATGTAGATGATATAGATCGTTTATTACAAATGCTTGATGACCTTGAATTTAAGCATGATCAGTTTAAAAAGGGTTGGGAAAAATAA
- a CDS encoding fumarate hydratase has protein sequence MENFYESMYQLIVETSTNLPKDVRRAIAAAKQRESAGTRSAMSLATITNNIKMADDNISPICQDTGLPTFKLKVPVGANQLAMKKEIKRAIEQATKDGKLRPNSVDSISGDNSGDNLGDGTPVIKFEQWENDYIDARLILKGGGCENKNIQYSLPCELDGLGKAGRDLDGIRKCIMHSVYQAQGQGCSAGFIGVGIGGDRTSGYELAKEQLFRRVDDVNQREDLRQLEEYVVEHANELGIGTMGFGGETTLLGCKIGVINRIPASFFVSVAYNCWAYRRLGVFIDPDNGSINEWLYQDGEEIDFGHDEVAATEEQTLQTREVVLEAPITEEKIRELKVGDVVRINGMMYTGRDAIHKYLSENDSPVDLNGQVIYHCGPVMMKDEDGNYHVKAAGPTTSIREEPYQGDIMKRFGIRAVIGKGGMGPKTLKALGEHGGVYLNAIGGAAQYYADCIKSVEGVDLMQFGIPEAMWHLKVEGFTAVVTMDSHGNSLHADVDKSSLEKLAQFKEPVFK, from the coding sequence ATGGAGAACTTTTATGAAAGTATGTATCAATTAATTGTAGAAACATCGACTAACTTACCAAAAGACGTAAGACGAGCAATTGCAGCTGCAAAGCAACGAGAAAGCGCTGGAACTCGTTCAGCGATGTCACTTGCAACAATTACGAATAATATAAAAATGGCTGATGACAATATTTCACCTATTTGTCAGGATACAGGCCTACCTACATTTAAATTAAAGGTTCCAGTTGGTGCTAATCAACTAGCGATGAAAAAAGAAATAAAGCGTGCAATCGAACAAGCAACGAAAGATGGAAAACTTCGACCAAACTCAGTAGATTCAATTTCAGGTGATAACAGTGGGGACAATCTAGGAGATGGAACACCTGTTATTAAATTTGAGCAATGGGAAAATGACTATATTGATGCTCGTCTTATTTTAAAAGGCGGTGGCTGTGAAAATAAAAATATCCAGTACAGCTTACCTTGTGAACTTGATGGTCTTGGGAAAGCTGGACGAGACCTTGATGGTATTCGCAAATGTATTATGCACTCTGTCTACCAAGCACAAGGACAAGGCTGTAGTGCCGGGTTTATCGGAGTAGGAATTGGCGGAGATCGTACTAGTGGCTATGAACTAGCTAAAGAACAGCTCTTTAGAAGAGTAGATGATGTAAATCAACGTGAAGACTTACGTCAGCTTGAAGAATATGTAGTTGAACATGCTAATGAACTAGGAATTGGTACAATGGGCTTCGGTGGAGAAACAACATTACTTGGCTGTAAAATTGGTGTAATCAACCGTATCCCAGCAAGCTTCTTTGTATCGGTTGCCTACAATTGTTGGGCATATCGTCGACTTGGTGTATTCATTGATCCTGACAATGGTTCAATTAATGAGTGGCTATACCAAGATGGAGAAGAGATTGATTTTGGTCATGATGAAGTGGCAGCTACTGAAGAACAAACCCTTCAAACGAGAGAAGTTGTTCTTGAAGCACCAATTACAGAAGAGAAAATTAGAGAGCTAAAAGTTGGAGACGTTGTTCGAATTAACGGCATGATGTATACAGGACGTGACGCGATCCATAAATATCTTTCTGAAAATGACTCACCAGTTGATTTAAATGGACAAGTTATTTACCACTGTGGTCCTGTAATGATGAAGGATGAAGACGGCAACTATCATGTAAAAGCAGCTGGACCAACAACAAGTATTCGCGAGGAACCTTATCAAGGTGACATTATGAAGCGCTTCGGAATTCGGGCAGTTATTGGAAAAGGTGGCATGGGACCAAAAACACTAAAAGCCCTAGGTGAGCACGGTGGAGTGTACTTAAATGCTATTGGTGGAGCCGCGCAATACTATGCAGATTGTATCAAATCTGTTGAAGGTGTCGACCTTATGCAATTCGGTATCCCAGAAGCAATGTGGCACTTGAAAGTAGAAGGCTTTACCGCTGTTGTTACAATGGACTCTCATGGTAATAGTCTACATGCAGATGTTGATAAATCTTCATTAGAGAAGCTTGCGCAATTCAAAGAGCCAGTATTTAAATAA